Proteins encoded in a region of the Spiribacter sp. 1M189 genome:
- the glmS gene encoding glutamine--fructose-6-phosphate transaminase (isomerizing), with protein sequence MCGIVGAVAEREVSAILLEGLRRLEYRGYDSAGLAVRGDEGVLHRHRAVGKVGALEDAQSARPYRGSLGIAHTRWATHGAPTEANAHPHVARDEVAIVHNGIIENHETLRRQLTAAGYRFDSETDTEAVVNAVHERLEAGDDLLTATRSVIARLDGAYALGVISRHDPDRLIAARRGSPLVVGVGIGEHFIASDVAALLPVTRDFIYLEEGDVAELTRGAVRIFDAEGKPVERSVRTTELTADAAERGTFRHFMAKEIHEQPRAVAETLEGRIAEDRVLPEALGPEATRILGDAQRIQIVACGTSYHAGLVARYWFEAIAGLPCDVEVASEFRYRRHVVPQDTVFVTLSQSGETADTLAALREARTMGYLAMLAICNVPESSLVRESDLVMMTRAGPEIGVASTKAFTTQLTALLLTVIATGRLHGLQAAEEARLVAALRSLPRQIEDVLALEPAIEAMAEQFVDKHHSLFLGRGTQYPIAMEGALKLKEISYIHAEAYPAGELKHGPLALVDAEMPVVTVAPKDDLVEKLKSNLQEVRARGGRLYVFADAAAAPAADDDCQVMVLPPVDEVVAPLLYTVPLQLLAYHVAVLKGTDVDQPRNLAKSVTVE encoded by the coding sequence ATGTGTGGAATCGTCGGGGCGGTGGCGGAGCGCGAGGTCTCTGCCATCCTGCTGGAGGGCCTGCGGCGGCTCGAATACCGGGGCTATGACTCCGCTGGTCTGGCGGTGCGCGGTGACGAGGGTGTCCTCCATCGACACCGCGCGGTCGGCAAGGTCGGTGCCCTTGAAGACGCGCAGTCCGCTCGGCCGTACCGGGGTTCCCTTGGCATTGCGCACACCCGCTGGGCAACCCATGGCGCTCCCACCGAGGCCAACGCCCATCCCCATGTTGCCCGGGACGAGGTCGCCATCGTCCACAACGGCATCATCGAGAATCACGAAACGCTCCGTCGCCAGCTGACCGCCGCCGGCTACCGGTTCGACTCCGAGACCGATACCGAGGCGGTGGTCAATGCCGTCCATGAGCGGCTTGAGGCCGGGGACGACCTGCTGACGGCAACGCGTTCGGTGATCGCCAGGTTGGACGGCGCCTACGCCCTCGGTGTGATCTCGCGTCATGATCCGGATCGCCTGATTGCGGCGCGTCGGGGCAGCCCCCTGGTGGTGGGCGTGGGCATCGGCGAGCATTTCATCGCCTCGGATGTCGCCGCCCTGCTGCCGGTCACCCGCGACTTCATCTATCTTGAGGAAGGCGATGTCGCCGAACTCACCCGCGGGGCCGTGCGCATCTTTGATGCCGAGGGCAAGCCGGTCGAGCGGTCGGTACGGACCACTGAACTCACCGCCGACGCCGCGGAGCGCGGGACGTTCCGGCACTTCATGGCCAAGGAAATCCACGAACAGCCCCGCGCGGTGGCGGAGACACTCGAGGGCCGCATCGCCGAGGACCGCGTCCTGCCGGAGGCGCTGGGCCCGGAAGCCACGCGCATCCTCGGCGACGCGCAGCGGATCCAGATTGTTGCCTGCGGGACCAGTTATCATGCGGGTCTGGTGGCACGTTACTGGTTCGAGGCCATCGCTGGCCTGCCCTGCGATGTGGAAGTGGCCAGCGAATTCCGCTACCGGCGCCATGTGGTGCCACAGGACACCGTGTTCGTGACCCTGTCCCAGTCCGGCGAGACCGCGGATACGCTGGCCGCGCTCCGCGAGGCCCGGACCATGGGTTATCTCGCCATGCTCGCCATCTGCAACGTCCCGGAGAGTTCACTGGTGCGCGAATCCGACCTGGTCATGATGACCCGCGCCGGTCCGGAGATCGGCGTGGCCTCCACCAAGGCCTTCACCACGCAGCTCACCGCCTTGCTTCTTACCGTCATTGCCACCGGCCGCCTGCATGGTCTGCAAGCCGCCGAGGAAGCCCGGCTGGTCGCCGCTCTCCGCAGCCTGCCCCGGCAGATAGAGGATGTGCTGGCACTGGAGCCGGCAATCGAGGCGATGGCAGAGCAGTTCGTCGACAAGCATCACAGCCTCTTCCTGGGCCGCGGTACCCAGTACCCCATCGCCATGGAGGGTGCGCTCAAGCTCAAGGAGATCTCCTACATCCATGCCGAGGCCTATCCGGCGGGAGAGCTCAAGCATGGCCCGCTGGCACTGGTGGATGCCGAGATGCCGGTGGTCACGGTGGCCCCCAAAGACGACCTCGTGGAAAAGCTCAAGTCCAATCTCCAGGAGGTCCGGGCCCGCGGCGGCCGACTCTACGTGTTTGCCGACGCCGCCGCGGCGCCGGCCGCGGATGACGACTGTCAGGTCATGGTGCTGCCGCCGGTGGATGAAGTGGTGGCCCCACTGCTCTACACCGTTCCGCTTCAGCTGCTGGCCTATCATGTGGCCGTTCTCAAGGGCACCGACGTGGATCAGCCGCGTAATCTCGCCAAGTCAGTAACGGTGGAATAA